Within Epilithonimonas zeae, the genomic segment ATGCAATCTGGCTCTGAAGCTGATAAGAAACTAATGAACCGTTATTTGGGAGAAGCTTATACTTTAAGAGCGTTATTCTATTTTGACTTGATCAAAAACTGGGGAGATGTTCCAATGCAAATGGTGCCTTCTTCAGATTTGGAGTCGGTTTATTTACCAAAAACAGACAGAGATGTCATCTATGACAAAATCATTGCTGATTTGGAAACGGCATCTAATCTAGTACCTTGGAGATCAGAAGCTAACAGCAGCAATACAAGAATTACGAAGGCGGCCGTGAAAGGACTTAGAGCAAGAATAGCTTTGGCTAGAGCAGGCTATTCTTTGAGAAGAGAACCAAGAATTATGGCTAAAGGTTCCAATTCTCAAACTTATTATCAGATTGCTTATGATGAGTGCAAATCGATTATCACAGAAGGACAACACGGTTTGAATGGAAACTTCGAAGCAACTTTCAGAGCATTACACGACAATACAGAAGATGCAGCGCACGAAGTGATTTTTGCGGTCGGAGCTTTTGGTGGTAACGCAGCAACAGATAGTAAAATAGGTTATTATAATGGAATGAGACACGGCGATGGTTCTAACTGGAAAAGTAGTGGCGGGATCAATGCTATCGCAACTTATTTCTATGAATTTAGCAAATACGATGTTAGAAGAGATATTACAGTAGCATCAATGCAGATTAATGATGCCAACCAAGCGATATTAGCAACAGGTGCTGTTTGTACCGATGGAAAATTCAGAAAGTCTTGGACCAGTGTTACAGGAACTGCACAACAATTGGCGATTGACTGGCCTTTATTAAGATACTCAGATATTTTATTAATGTTTGCTGAGGCAGATAACGAACTGAATGGTTCTCCTTCTGCTGAAGCTGTAAACGCAGTGAAGCAAGTAAGAGATCGTGCGTACGTAGGTAACTTAGGACAAGCAGGAACTATCCCAACAGATAAAACAGGTTTTTTCAATTATATCGTTAAAGAAAGATTATTAGAATTTGGAGGAGAAGGTCTTAGAAAATATGACTTAATCCGTTGGAATCTTTTGGCGACAAAAATTGCTGAAACAAAGCAAAAGCTAACAGACTTATTGAATGGAACAGGGCAATACTCAACAGTTCCTTCTTATTTATACTACAAAGCTTCGCCTTACGACAGAACAAAAACTGCTCAGGCAGCATTGCAAGCTATAGATATATATGTTCAGCCGGGGACGACAAGAGAAGATGTTTATTATACACCTTCCGTAACAAGTACACCAGCTGGTTATACAAGAGTCAACTGGAGAGTTGCAGTAACTGCAGATTATATCAGCAGTCCTTTGAAAGGTTATGCTCAGTATTTTGAAGCGAACAGAAAAGAATTGTTCCCGATCTACGATGATATTATACTATCAAACTATAATCTGAAACAAGATTACGGTTACTAGGATATAAGAAATTCTGGACTAGAATTTTTTAAGTTATTATATTTTTAATTTTTTTTGAAGAATCACTCTGTCAGGGTTTTATGCCCTGATGGAGCTGACTCTAAGGACTTCTTTGTCCAAATTTTAAACAAAGACTACTGCTATTATTTAAAATTAGTTAATGAGATGGGTTCGTTGAGGTTCAACACTAATTATAATAATTACTTTTTATAAAAACTCGTAAAAAACTCATTTAATAAATTTTATATGAATAAACTGAAACTACTTTATGTATTCTTTTTACTTGCATTTATGCAGGTATCAGGACAGTCTGTTACGTTTAACGAATCGGCAGGCTGGATAGAAACTGCCTTTGTAAAATGGCAGCCGGTGGAAAATGCCGGTAGATACAATGTTTACTATTCTGGTGAAGGTGTAGTCAATAAGCAGGTCGATGATTATTTGATTCGTAGCTACGGATCATATCTGAGAGCTGATATTTTGGGATTAAAAGCAGGAAATTATACGATTACTGTTAAGCCTGTGATTCTGGGAATCGAAGGTTCTGGCTCTACAACGGGAACTTTGACCGTTCTACCCCAGGACAGAAACGGTTTTGCTTTCCACGGCGGAAGAGTTCCTGGCGGATACAAAGCTGACGGAACACCAAAAGATAATGCAGTGATTCTTTACATTACTGAAAAAAGTAAAAACACGATCTCTTTCAATGTAATTACGAATAACAACGGAAATACAACTAATTATGTTGGCTTCCAGAATATCTTTTCTGGAATCAAAAAAGGAATTGATAAGAGACCATATATTTTCAGACTGGTAGGTAATATTACAGATTTTACCGATATGGAA encodes:
- a CDS encoding RagB/SusD family nutrient uptake outer membrane protein is translated as MKKHRLLIAILSCTLTLSTVTSCDNFLDAENISNSNEEQQFDSTADTFTALIGVYNQVIGDDGYGQRISLYFPQSADDFKTSGDYNCNDRRGLSTYGACTSNPDLNKPFLKLYSGIERANLVIKNIPLSKVMQSGSEADKKLMNRYLGEAYTLRALFYFDLIKNWGDVPMQMVPSSDLESVYLPKTDRDVIYDKIIADLETASNLVPWRSEANSSNTRITKAAVKGLRARIALARAGYSLRREPRIMAKGSNSQTYYQIAYDECKSIITEGQHGLNGNFEATFRALHDNTEDAAHEVIFAVGAFGGNAATDSKIGYYNGMRHGDGSNWKSSGGINAIATYFYEFSKYDVRRDITVASMQINDANQAILATGAVCTDGKFRKSWTSVTGTAQQLAIDWPLLRYSDILLMFAEADNELNGSPSAEAVNAVKQVRDRAYVGNLGQAGTIPTDKTGFFNYIVKERLLEFGGEGLRKYDLIRWNLLATKIAETKQKLTDLLNGTGQYSTVPSYLYYKASPYDRTKTAQAALQAIDIYVQPGTTREDVYYTPSVTSTPAGYTRVNWRVAVTADYISSPLKGYAQYFEANRKELFPIYDDIILSNYNLKQDYGY